From a region of the Mercurialis annua linkage group LG1-X, ddMerAnnu1.2, whole genome shotgun sequence genome:
- the LOC126665335 gene encoding 3-ketoacyl-CoA synthase 4-like produces the protein MDNGTKINVPNVSQSINVKYLKLLYHHLISNLLTLTSIPLIIVASMEASKMNVDDFNRLGSFLQNNLIAVAFGCTFLIFSLIVYFLIRPRPIYLIDFSCYRAPDEHKAPKSMFMEHCRQFGIFEESSLDFQEKILERSGMGDETYLPEAVGYIPPRPTIALAREEAEMVMFGALDNLFANTNLNPKNIDILIVNCALFNPAPSLSAMIVNKYKLRTDIVTFNLGGMGCSAGVIAVGLAKDLLQVYRNCNAVVVSTEIITLNWYKGNEKSMLISNCIFRVGGAAMLLSNKSSDKRRAKYKLLHVVRTHFGSDDKAFNALRQQQDGEGNVGVLLTRDVSPICGKALKVNITKLGPLVLPISEQLLYLATLMVNKLFKAKMKPYVPDFKSAFDHFCIHAGGRAIIDELEQNLKLSPEDVEASRMTLHRFGNTSSSSIWYELGYIESKKKMRKGNRVWQIGLGGGFKCNSAVWVALRDIKPALNCAWKDCIDKYPVNLDD, from the coding sequence ATGGACAACGGTACTAAAATAAATGTACCAAATGTCTCGCAGAGCATTAATGTCAAATATCTTAAACTTCTCTACCATCATCTAATCTCAAATCTATTAACCCTAACTTCTATTCCTTTAATTATAGTTGCATCCATGGAAGCTTCGAAGATGAACGTTGACGATTTCAATCGTCTGGGGAGCTTCCTACAGAATAATCTCATCGCCGTCGCCTTCGGCTGTACTTTTCTCATTTTCAGCCTCATCGTTTATTTTCTGATCAGACCCAGACCGATCTACTTGATTGATTTCTCTTGCTATCGCGCTCCTGATGAACACAAAGCTCCCAAGTCAATGTTCATGGAGCACTGCAGACAATTCGGAATTTTCGAGGAGTCTTCACTAGATTTCCAGGAAAAGATTTTGGAACGTTCCGGTATGGGAGACGAAACGTATCTTCCAGAAGCCGTCGGTTATATTCCTCCCCGGCCGACGATTGCCCTTGCCAGAGAAGAAGCTGAGATGGTTATGTTTGGTGCTTTAGATAATCTGTTTGCTAATACTAATCTTAACCCTAAAAATATCGATATTCTTATTGTGAACTGTGCTTTATTTAACCCAGCTCCGTCGCTGTCTGCTATGATCGTAAATAAGTATAAGTTAAGGACCGATATCGTAACTTTCAACTTGGGTGGTATGGGCTGCAGCGCCGGAGTTATCGCCGTCGGGCTTGCGAAAGATTTGCTGCAAGTTTACCGGAACTGTAATGCAGTTGTGGTTAGCACAGAGATTATAACGTTAAATTGGTATAAAGGAAATGAAAAATCCATGTTGATTTCTAACTGTATTTTTAGGGTTGGAGGAGCTGCAATGCTTCTTTCTAACAAATCTAGCGATAAACGACGTGCGAAGTATAAGCTTCTTCATGTCGTCAGAACGCATTTCGGCTCTGACGACAAGGCGTTTAATGCTCTCCGGCAACAGCAAGACGGTGAAGGAAACGTCGGCGTTTTGTTAACGAGAGATGTTAGCCCTATTTGTGGTAAGGCTTTAAAAGTTAATATCACTAAGTTGGGTCCTTTGGTGTTACCGATTAGCGAGCAGCTTCTCTACTTAGCAACTCTTATGGTTAACAAGCTGTTTAAAGCGAAGATGAAGCCGTACGTGCCGGATTTCAAGTCGGCGTTCGACCATTTCTGTATACACGCCGGAGGAAGAGCGATAATTGACGAGCTAGAGCAGAATTTGAAGCTTTCACCAGAAGACGTGGAGGCGTCCAGGATGACTCTTCATCGATTCGGAAATACTTCGTCAAGTTCGATTTGGTATGAGTTAGGGTACATTGAATcgaagaagaagatgagaaaAGGAAACCGTGTGTGGCAAATCGGCCTCGGCGGTGGCTTCAAATGTAATAGTGCAGTATGGGTGGCGCTTCGAGACATTAAACCCGCACTTAATTGTGCCTGGAAGGACTGCATAGATAAGTATCCAGTCAATCTCGATGATTAA